Within Bremerella sp. JC817, the genomic segment GGTGGCCAACGCAATACGACCATGATCGTGCACGGCAGCCAAAACGCGGGCCTGCTTCCAATGTTCCTGCAAGCCGCCAACTTTGACCCAATGCACCTCCGGATAACGAAGCGTGAACGTTGCGAACTGGATCGTTCGGGGTGTCTTATTTCGCCCTGCTTCGGCAATCGCATCGAGCTTAGCGGAAATGATCTTCTTCGAGTCGGCATGGATCGCATGTTTCGTATCGGGACCGATCACGTGCGTCAGGTGCATCTTCTCTTCGCGAAGCGCCGCTTCCATCACGTCGGCGGCCTGCTTCTGCTTGTCGATTTCGCCGCTGTAGGCCACCGTCGGCAAGTTGGCAAGATTGACGCAATAGCCTGGGCAATCGTACCACTGCCACAACGTCTTTTCGTACCAGGTTGGCTCTAAGGTTTCATTCTGGAAGACATCGAGAAACAACGGCGTTTCCGAGAAACCAGCCCCAGGGTTCGCGGCAAAGAAGAGGCCCGGATAATGAACCGCCATCTGCCAGCAGCCAGCGCCCCCCATCGAGAAGCCGCGGATCGCCACGCGATTATCGTCGATGCGATAGTTTCCTTTGACGTGGTCCATCGATTCCAACACGTCGATCTCGCCGGCGAACTTAAACGCATTGCAGTAGCGGCCGAAAGGATGCAGCACGATGGTCCGCTCCGGCTGGTACTGGCCAGGTCGCGAGGCTCGTTCGGCAATGAAGTTAGCCTCGGTATTGCGTTCGCCACGGCCATGCAGCCAGACATCCAAACGGAATGGTTCGGCCGATGCAAAGTCGTAGTTGGCGGGAATCTCGAGACCGTAAGGCTGAACGGTTTGATCGATCTTTGAGCGATATCCTCGCACCACCAAGCCGGTCTGCTTGGTCCACGGAGCCTTACCGTCCAACAGAGCCTCGGCACGGTTCAAGCCTTCGGTCAGTGTTTGCTTGGCGGCGGCGATGTCGTTCGGTTTGTAGAACTCGTGATACTTGAGTGCCTGGTGAATCGCTCGCGAATAAATCTCGACGTCTGGCAGCAACTGCGGGGTGCGGGCATCGCGCCGCATCTTCAGCTTCTTGATCAAATCGTCGAGCCGTTCGAGCCCCTGCGCGAGTTGGTCAGCATCAGCGGCCGGGACTTCGATCCCCACCGGAGGAATCGGGCGAACATTCGAGGCGATGTTATCGGCGGGACCATCCGCCCAGGCAGGCAAAGCCGCCAGACAAAACGCAAATACCAGGGGAAGAAGTTTGTGCATGAGGTCGATCCAGGTGGGAGGGAATCGGGCCAAGCGAAGATTTTGGGGCTTGGCGAAGCTACCTCGATTTTAACTACTGAGCACCTGCGAGGAAACAATAGCGGAAAGTTGGAGATTTTTTGCCTGTCCTCAATTAGCAACGCGCAAAGAAAAAGGGTAGCCGTGGCTACCCTTGTTTATGGAATTGAGTCATTCGCGTCGGATTAGTCCTCGTCGTCGACGATTTCCTGGCGAACTTCGATCTCGTCGTGATCTTTGCGAGGATCCTTTTCTTCGTACCAGCGGCGAGGGGAGTCCCAACCGAACTCTTCCTGCTGCGTGTAGACGTAGCGGATTCGCATCTTTTTCTTCTTCGGAGCCGGGATCAAAACCGGTTCTGGTTTTGGCTCTGGAACCAGTTCGAGCACTGGCTCGGGTTCAGGTTCCGGCTCTGGATCGGGTTCCCAGTCGAGTTCGACTTCTGGTTCCAGAATGGCGTCAGCCACCGGGAACTCGACTTCTTCTTCGTAAGGTTCTTCCTCAACCGGCTCTTCGGCCAACAAGGCGTCCCAGTCGATCGCCACCTTGCGGTCGCCATCGGCATCTTTCAATCGGTAGTTTGCCGGAGCACTCATGTCGACGTCGAAGTCGGCCAGCGACAACCGATGCTGATCGGTCACGTCGCTACCCTTCAGGCGGTAGCTGACTTCTTCTTGCAGCACGTCGACACGCAAACGAACGAGATCGTTCGGCACTTCAACGATTGGCAGAGCAATGTCTTCGAAGACCGGCTTCTTGATCACCTCGAAGTGGATCGGCACGTAAGGTGGCAGAATGACTTCGGTGAATCTGGCGGCCTGGAATGGAACCGGCTCTGGCTTAGGGTTTTCGATGTGAACAGTGATCTCGCCCTTTGGTAGCGGAGTCGACTTCACCTTCTTTGGGGCTGGCTTCGGTTCAGACGCGGGCTCTGGCTCCGGTTCTGGCTTGGGAGCTTCCAGTTCCATCTTCGGCATGGGCTGATCGATATCGATCAGGCCTGGGCGGCAAAGGCCGGTGAACTTAGGCAGCTGGCGAACGTCGGCACCCATGTCTTGGAACATGGCCGCGATATGTTCGTGGCAGGTAAAGATCAGCAACTGATGCCCTTCCGAAGCGAACTCGCGGAACAAATTGGCGGTCGCCTTCGATCGCTTCGAATCGAAGTTCACCAGCACGTCGTCCAGAATGACCGGCAAGACGCGGCCCTGGCGAGCAAACAAGTGAATCAACGCGAGGCGAACGCTGAGGAAGACCTGTTCGCGGGTACCTTCGCTCAAGTGAGCCAGGCTCTTCGAGTCGGCATAACGTTCTTCGACGAACAGGGTGTTTTCGTGCAGCGGCGTCCAAATGCGGATGTAGCGATCGTCGGTCAGCTTTCGCATGTACGAGGAAGCCAACCGCAGCGTTTCTGGCTGGCGGTCGCTTTCGTAGACGCGGCGAATTTGTTCGAGGATGCACGACGTGGTCGCCAGCGTCTGCCACTTTTCAATGGCCTTCTCGAGCTGAGCTTCGACCTCGGAAAGTTCGAGCTGGGCATGCAGCAGGCGATCGTTCTTCTCGAGCGATTCGAGCTGAACCTTCAGTTCGCCGCGACGCTCGAAGCATTCCTGCATCCGCTTTTCGGAATGCTGATGATCTGCCAACAGCTTGGCCAACTGTTCGTCGGCTTCTTTGCTGACGGTTGTTTCCAGCCAGGCTTCAATTTCTTCCAGCGTGCTTTCGGTACCGATCTTCTCGTCGATCGTTTCGGTCAGAGCTTCGAGCTTCGCTTCCAGCTCTTCGACTTCTTCCGTTTTGACGATCCAAGTGAGGTACTCTTCTTCGTCGCTGCTACTGGCTTCTTCCAGCAGTTGCTCGCGTTCGGCCATTAGCGCTTTGGCTTCTTCGGCCACACGGCGGAAGTCACCACGAACCTTCTGACCTTGCTCGAACAAGCCAGTCCGCTGCTTGTGCTTCCCTTCCTGACGCAGCAGGTCGTCTTCCAACTGATCTAACAGCAGCAAGGCATCCTGGGTCTTTGGTGCCACACCGACATCTTTGGCAAGATGCGAAATCCGGGTCAGCAGGGCATCGCGTTCTCGCAGGGCGATTTCGTTTTCGCCCTGAATCGCCTTCAAACGCTTGCGATACTGATGAATCTGAGCCAGGAAACGCCCCAGCGACTTTACGCGATCTGGGTTGATATCTTCCGGCAAATCGAGCACGCGAAGCGTTTCTTTCCAACGCTTCTTCGCTTGAACGACAGCCGATTCCAGCTCGCTGATCTGACGGGTGCTGGTTTCCTGCTTTTCGCGAACTTCACCCAGCTTGTGGCCCAGTGGAATCAGTTCTTCCAGGCGAGTCAGATGATCTTCGGCCGACTTCAGACGAGCCATCAACGCGCCATTGCCACGCGGCAATGCGATGTCGAGCTCTTTCTGCTCGGTAATCGCCTTGTCCATTTGCTGATCGAGCAGCATCAACTGACGCTTGGCCGAATCGAAACGTTGGGCCGATTCGTTGTCGAGCTTTCGCTTCATGCTGTACGAGGCCACCATCGCCATGGTGCCGAAGATCCAGCCGAAATGGCCCAACTGCCAGCCAATCAACAACGCCGGACCAAACATCGAATACAGCGTCATCGAGCTGCCCACGATGAACATCGCCCCCAGCATCACCATCTCTGGCTTCGGGGTGATCTGGTCTTCGAGCAGGTCGTGCGTTTCCCCTTCTGACTCGCGGTACTGAAGACGAATCTGGTCGATCTTGTCTTCGACCTGAATTCGGCGACGAAGTAAATTGACCAGATCGCCAGCCTTGGCGAGAGCCTTGTTCAGGTCTTCTTCACCGAGCGAAGTCAGCGATTCTTCGACTTCGCTTTCGACGCCGAGCAGTTCTTCGTCGTGGGTCGAGGTGTGTTTTCGAGCCGATTCCAACTCTTCGGTCGAGCGTTCCAGGGTCCGCAGCGGTTCGCGAAGTGAGCGAAGCTGCTTGCGGCTCAGATCAGGATTCTTCCCGGCCCGAGTCTTGACGCCGGTTTGTTCCCACAGATCTTCGATCTCGGAGCGGATCTGCGTTTCTTCTTCTTTGTTGCGTTCGAGCTGCTGCGTCAGCGATAGGATCCACTGGCGTTGTTCCCCCAATGCATCCACACGGGCTGCCTGGCGGGCCAGTTCCTGGTTGACCGGAATCGAGCTATGGCGTTCGCGAAGTTCCGTGTACTGCGCACGTAGCTCGCGGCACTTGGTCCGCTTCTTCGAGATTTGATCCTGCAGCGAATGCAGGTGACGCAGCGTATCCCGCGACACTTCCGGCAGTTCGCCATATGCCGCGATCTTCTCTTGCAGCTTATTGCGGCGCTGGATTTCAGGGCGAAGCGATTGTCCCAGTTCAATGAACTGGGCGAGGCGTTCGAGATCGGCAACTTTGAACTGGAACTGATCGATTTGCGTTTGCAGGGCTCGACGCTGGTTGATCAGGTTCGACCATTCCTGGGTGCCGCCCCGAAGTTGTTCGATTTCCTTCTTCAGGATCTGATGCTTTTCCAGCAGCTTATCGACCAGGGCTTCTTCGTCCCGGCCCGAGATCAAACGGCAACGGGAAGCTTCCAACTCGCGCATCACTTCGGCAAGCGAGATACGATCGAGTCCGCTGGTCAGTTCATAGATTTTTTGAGCGGCGACGCTATCGTCAAGGGTCGCCAGCAACTGCATTTCGCGCAGACCGACGGCGAAGATGTTGCTGTAAGTCAGGCGGTCGACACCTTCCAGCAAGGCATCCAGCTGGGCACGACTTTGCCGGGAACCATCGGAAGCTTCGATCCAGACCTGTTCTTCGCTTCCATCGTGATTGAACCGACGCACCACCTTAAAGCGGCCCATCGCTCCATTCACGCGCAGCCCACCGCCTGGCTCGCCACCATGAATCGGTGGCAAATAGCGACGTTCCAGATCGGGCTCTTGCCCGTAGAGCATCGTGCGAAGAAAGTGCAGCAGCGTGCTCTTTCCTGCTTCGTTATGACCGAACAGAACGGTGATGGTTGGCGACAACTGCTCGACACTCAGGTCGTGCCAGACGCCGAAACCGTCGATTTGAATTTGATTGAGTTGCATCCCTTCACTCCTGAAGATGGCCCACTTGCTCGGCCTGCGAAGTCTTCGATCACTCGGCTCGCAGCAATTGGACGCCCAACCGGCGTGCGTCTTGCAACACGCGGCGGCGATTTTCTCGTGACTCGATAGCGACTGCCTCGGCTAACTGGCTTTCCTCGTGCCCAGGGGCAAGGAATTGTGTCAGCTCGATCGGCAGACTTGGATCGGCGGCCAGCTCTCGCGTCAGACGCAAGTAATCGCCGCAGATCGATTGTTCTTGATACCAGGCTTCCGGAATGACCGAGGCCGTTTCGACCGTCAGTTCATAGGTCCACGAACCCATCGGCTCTTCGCCGAACTGTTTGTTCAGTTCGTTGGTGACCTCTTGCCAGGTTTCTTCTTTCAGCAGTTCGCGAGTCGCTTCGTTAGCGACAATCACGCGCCAGTCGATCATCAACTGGCGGTTTCCCTTGGTCGTGTTGAGCGTGTTTAAACGATTCTTGATGATCGTCGTCAGGTCCGAGAGCTTCTTGCAGTTTTCAAGCTCGATGATTTCGCTTTGCCAGCGACAGACGTCGGTTGGGACCGCTTCCATAGCGATATCCCCTTCTTCGTCCACTTCCACCAGGGTGCAGCTACGTTGCCCATTGGCAGTGATGGTTCGTCCCTGGGGCGAACCGGCGTACAAAGCCATCGAAGGCGAAGTCGCCAGCTTGTTGCGAAGTTCTTTCCCGCCCAGTGCCCAGTAAGGAATGCCGCTACGGGCGATCGATTCTGGCTCGAAGTCACCATGCAGCGCGGCAATGGTGAACAAACCTGCCGCATCGGGGCGGAACTGGCTCCAGCCTGGATCGCGACCGATGAATCCCTGGGCGATGATCGTGCAAATGGCGTCGTTGCCACGTTGATGGAGGATCTCGACCGGCTTGCCAGGACCAATCGTATGAACGTTTGGCGGCAGATGAATCGAAGCAGGCCAACGTGCCGGCGGGTCGATTTCGCCACCAACCCAATAAACCTTGATACCGGCGTCGTTCAGCGTTTCGAGCTGATCGAGCAGAAAACCAACGATCACCGGGCTGCTTTGCCGGACGTCGAGAATGTTGCCGGTAATCAGCACAAAGTCGACCTCGTGCAGCAAGGCGTTTTCCACCACCTGCTGAAAGGCCTGACGTGGCGCAGTCAGGAAGATCTCGCGCAGATGCTTGGGGACTTCAGCGAGTCCGCCGAGCGGCTGATCGAGATGAATATCACCGGTTTGAATGAATCGGAATGGTGACCCAGGCGTCACGGCCTCTCTCCATGGCTGACGGCCCTCGAAACGACTTGCGATAGCATCTTGCATGCTGGCACGAGGAGTAGTTTAACCAAACCGCAAAGTTTCGCCTATCCAGATTTGTTCAAGTCATTCGGTGGCAAATGCCGACACGCAAAGCCACTCGCCAGAGGTATTCCCTGACGGTATCCCTGCAGAAACACTCCCAACTAGGCCTCGTCGGCGAGAATGACCATCAGATCTTGGACCGGCAGAGCGAGAAAGATTACCGAGAACCAGAGCGCCCCGAACAGCAACAACAGATAGCCGACAAACCAAAGCCAGGTCAGCCATTGAAGGCGTTGGGGAAGATAGGGAACCGCCAACGCGATCGGGCCATCGAGCAAGACCACCAACAAGGCGGGAATATACCAGTAACTGGAAACGGTCGACGACCAACGAATCACCAGCTCGGTCCCAGCCGGCAGGTCGAGCTCGAAATGCTCAAACATGCGGATGAACATTGGCACGATGCTTCCATAAAACATGATCATCGCCGCAGTTACGACGACATGAATCCCCCAGGCAAGCCCCGAGATGAGAAGTCGCAAGATCACCGTCAGCAGCGATGGGCCAGCGTCAGGCTTGTCCGCAGTGGAGACAACTTCAACTTGCGACATCGGGACAACTCCGGTTTCAGGGCGAACGGCTTATCGACGCCGGGCTTGGGCTGAAGGGCGTCGCTGCCCCGATTTGGGTGCAGCTGGTCCACTTTGTTCCGCCTTGGCGTTGGGGTTGTCGGCCTGACCGGTCAATTCGTAGAGGAACCGGCTGG encodes:
- a CDS encoding DNA repair exonuclease; this translates as MTPGSPFRFIQTGDIHLDQPLGGLAEVPKHLREIFLTAPRQAFQQVVENALLHEVDFVLITGNILDVRQSSPVIVGFLLDQLETLNDAGIKVYWVGGEIDPPARWPASIHLPPNVHTIGPGKPVEILHQRGNDAICTIIAQGFIGRDPGWSQFRPDAAGLFTIAALHGDFEPESIARSGIPYWALGGKELRNKLATSPSMALYAGSPQGRTITANGQRSCTLVEVDEEGDIAMEAVPTDVCRWQSEIIELENCKKLSDLTTIIKNRLNTLNTTKGNRQLMIDWRVIVANEATRELLKEETWQEVTNELNKQFGEEPMGSWTYELTVETASVIPEAWYQEQSICGDYLRLTRELAADPSLPIELTQFLAPGHEESQLAEAVAIESRENRRRVLQDARRLGVQLLRAE
- a CDS encoding AAA family ATPase, which codes for MQLNQIQIDGFGVWHDLSVEQLSPTITVLFGHNEAGKSTLLHFLRTMLYGQEPDLERRYLPPIHGGEPGGGLRVNGAMGRFKVVRRFNHDGSEEQVWIEASDGSRQSRAQLDALLEGVDRLTYSNIFAVGLREMQLLATLDDSVAAQKIYELTSGLDRISLAEVMRELEASRCRLISGRDEEALVDKLLEKHQILKKEIEQLRGGTQEWSNLINQRRALQTQIDQFQFKVADLERLAQFIELGQSLRPEIQRRNKLQEKIAAYGELPEVSRDTLRHLHSLQDQISKKRTKCRELRAQYTELRERHSSIPVNQELARQAARVDALGEQRQWILSLTQQLERNKEEETQIRSEIEDLWEQTGVKTRAGKNPDLSRKQLRSLREPLRTLERSTEELESARKHTSTHDEELLGVESEVEESLTSLGEEDLNKALAKAGDLVNLLRRRIQVEDKIDQIRLQYRESEGETHDLLEDQITPKPEMVMLGAMFIVGSSMTLYSMFGPALLIGWQLGHFGWIFGTMAMVASYSMKRKLDNESAQRFDSAKRQLMLLDQQMDKAITEQKELDIALPRGNGALMARLKSAEDHLTRLEELIPLGHKLGEVREKQETSTRQISELESAVVQAKKRWKETLRVLDLPEDINPDRVKSLGRFLAQIHQYRKRLKAIQGENEIALRERDALLTRISHLAKDVGVAPKTQDALLLLDQLEDDLLRQEGKHKQRTGLFEQGQKVRGDFRRVAEEAKALMAEREQLLEEASSSDEEEYLTWIVKTEEVEELEAKLEALTETIDEKIGTESTLEEIEAWLETTVSKEADEQLAKLLADHQHSEKRMQECFERRGELKVQLESLEKNDRLLHAQLELSEVEAQLEKAIEKWQTLATTSCILEQIRRVYESDRQPETLRLASSYMRKLTDDRYIRIWTPLHENTLFVEERYADSKSLAHLSEGTREQVFLSVRLALIHLFARQGRVLPVILDDVLVNFDSKRSKATANLFREFASEGHQLLIFTCHEHIAAMFQDMGADVRQLPKFTGLCRPGLIDIDQPMPKMELEAPKPEPEPEPASEPKPAPKKVKSTPLPKGEITVHIENPKPEPVPFQAARFTEVILPPYVPIHFEVIKKPVFEDIALPIVEVPNDLVRLRVDVLQEEVSYRLKGSDVTDQHRLSLADFDVDMSAPANYRLKDADGDRKVAIDWDALLAEEPVEEEPYEEEVEFPVADAILEPEVELDWEPDPEPEPEPEPVLELVPEPKPEPVLIPAPKKKKMRIRYVYTQQEEFGWDSPRRWYEEKDPRKDHDEIEVRQEIVDDED
- a CDS encoding prolyl oligopeptidase family serine peptidase, with product MHKLLPLVFAFCLAALPAWADGPADNIASNVRPIPPVGIEVPAADADQLAQGLERLDDLIKKLKMRRDARTPQLLPDVEIYSRAIHQALKYHEFYKPNDIAAAKQTLTEGLNRAEALLDGKAPWTKQTGLVVRGYRSKIDQTVQPYGLEIPANYDFASAEPFRLDVWLHGRGERNTEANFIAERASRPGQYQPERTIVLHPFGRYCNAFKFAGEIDVLESMDHVKGNYRIDDNRVAIRGFSMGGAGCWQMAVHYPGLFFAANPGAGFSETPLFLDVFQNETLEPTWYEKTLWQWYDCPGYCVNLANLPTVAYSGEIDKQKQAADVMEAALREEKMHLTHVIGPDTKHAIHADSKKIISAKLDAIAEAGRNKTPRTIQFATFTLRYPEVHWVKVGGLQEHWKQARVLAAVHDHGRIALATNNVSRLELSLPAGQDILQGVRGEVTLSLSPIAAGVDSQRQELKVPGPETDRSWNCKLQWDGQQWQVGWTDGDALAKTPGLQGPIDDAFLDSFVIVSPTGKANNEKVHAWAVGEMDHFVNEWRRQFRGDAIIREDSAISDADIANSNLILFGDPGSNSVLAKIADKLPIQWTKDEVKVGEQTFKANENSPVLIYPNPLNPKKYVVINSGFTYREYAYLNNARQVPKLPDWAVVDINTPPDALWPGKIVAADFFDEAWQLKSAKK